One region of Synergistes jonesii genomic DNA includes:
- a CDS encoding OmpP1/FadL family transporter, protein MDKRILFAALISALLALSLPAVVYAEGFGVYEWSAAGTGMGDNYMFAEEDPAVLAYNPAAITKLNGSYLSFGSSWINPATSVEFINGPLNFARPDDYHNEYSPAFAPYLYYARKVGNNGWFGLAVFPRFGNQIEYDDAWAGRYDTIFTAMQGFTVQPTYAFKIGSRLSAAVGLDINRVNLRMRKMTPVSYGALGYLGDLESDVEGHSMNVGWVASLMYDFSPKTSFAVTYRSRVKQKMDADADFEGTLAGFGSYRLDTQAHGTVTLPDSISFGIGHKFNERTRVEIDAIWTNWATYNELNLTFDDKLLGIIGGTNAVKDWHPAWRVGIGLEHKLSKKWSLLCGYVFDESPVPDERMDFTVPTGDRHRGSIGFKYRPADNCEIAFSYTAIWAGDRDVSSHIGGADFSKAYIYDGLTQVVSLGCTLKLK, encoded by the coding sequence TTGGATAAGAGGATATTGTTCGCGGCGCTCATCTCCGCGCTGCTCGCGCTTTCACTCCCAGCTGTCGTATACGCCGAGGGCTTCGGCGTATACGAATGGAGCGCCGCGGGCACCGGCATGGGGGACAATTACATGTTCGCCGAAGAAGACCCGGCCGTACTCGCCTACAACCCCGCCGCAATAACAAAGCTCAACGGCAGTTATCTGAGCTTCGGCTCGAGCTGGATAAATCCTGCAACGTCGGTAGAGTTTATAAACGGGCCGCTGAACTTCGCGCGCCCGGACGACTACCACAACGAATACAGCCCCGCTTTCGCGCCTTACTTGTACTATGCGAGAAAAGTCGGCAACAACGGATGGTTCGGCCTTGCCGTATTCCCGCGCTTCGGCAACCAGATAGAATACGACGACGCGTGGGCAGGACGCTACGACACGATCTTCACCGCAATGCAGGGCTTTACGGTGCAGCCGACCTATGCGTTCAAAATCGGCAGCAGGCTTTCGGCCGCAGTCGGCCTCGATATAAACCGCGTCAACCTGAGGATGAGGAAAATGACGCCGGTCAGCTATGGCGCGCTCGGCTACTTAGGCGATCTTGAATCCGACGTAGAGGGGCACAGCATGAACGTCGGCTGGGTCGCTTCGCTGATGTACGACTTCTCGCCCAAGACTTCGTTCGCCGTCACCTACCGTTCGCGGGTCAAGCAGAAGATGGACGCCGACGCGGACTTCGAGGGCACGCTTGCCGGCTTCGGCAGTTACCGCCTCGACACTCAGGCGCACGGCACGGTCACTCTGCCCGATTCAATATCCTTCGGCATCGGACATAAGTTCAACGAGAGGACGCGCGTCGAAATCGACGCTATATGGACGAACTGGGCGACCTACAACGAGCTGAATCTCACCTTCGACGACAAGCTCCTCGGGATAATCGGCGGCACGAACGCCGTCAAGGACTGGCACCCCGCGTGGCGCGTAGGCATCGGGCTTGAGCACAAGCTCAGCAAAAAGTGGAGCCTGCTCTGCGGTTACGTATTCGACGAGAGCCCCGTGCCCGACGAAAGGATGGACTTCACAGTCCCGACGGGCGACCGCCACCGCGGAAGTATAGGCTTCAAATACCGCCCGGCGGATAACTGCGAGATCGCCTTCTCATACACCGCCATATGGGCGGGAGACAGAGACGTCTCTTCGCACATAGGCGGCGCGGATTTCAGCAAAGCGTATATTTACGACGGGTTGACCCAGGTCGTATCGCTCGGCTGCACGCTGAAGCTGAAATAA
- a CDS encoding RrF2 family transcriptional regulator — translation MNPIAGLPEPLLLGLHAFGELAKEPDKCLTTKHLADIIGTSEPYLSKILQRLCRCGLIKSVRGPGGGYKLNCVPSETPLYPIFEVLGGPFKASGCKLEGCRGKKCFIGGMMDELSRAFFRYLASRSVAEFASYYANGTEVSIEISVVTPSLGQRHPNFGNVSQKKI, via the coding sequence ATGAATCCAATAGCAGGCCTGCCTGAACCTTTGCTCCTCGGACTTCACGCGTTCGGAGAGCTCGCGAAAGAACCCGACAAATGTCTCACAACTAAGCATCTCGCTGACATAATAGGCACATCGGAGCCGTATTTATCCAAGATTCTACAGCGTCTATGCAGATGCGGGCTCATCAAATCGGTGCGCGGTCCCGGCGGCGGCTATAAGCTGAACTGCGTCCCGTCGGAGACCCCGCTCTATCCAATCTTCGAGGTACTGGGAGGCCCGTTTAAGGCAAGCGGCTGCAAGCTTGAAGGCTGCCGCGGCAAAAAATGCTTCATCGGCGGGATGATGGACGAGCTTTCAAGAGCGTTCTTCCGTTATCTAGCGTCGCGGAGCGTAGCCGAGTTCGCGTCGTACTACGCCAACGGCACCGAGGTGAGCATCGAGATCTCCGTCGTCACGCCGAGCCTCGGCCAGAGGCATCCAAATTTTGGAAATGTGAGTCAGAAAAAAATCTAA